The window TCACGGAGTACCTGCCGGAGCTGCTGGCCGGCTACCTGGCTGAAAACCCAGGCGTCAGCGTGGATGTGCAGGAGTTGCCGAGCCTGCGCATCGTGCAGTCGATTACCCAGGGCATGGCGGACCTGGGCATAGTTTCGACCGCCGCCCCCAGCGAGCACCTGCAGACCCGGCCGTTTCGCGAAGACCCACTGGTGCTTGTAACGCCGCAGCGCCATCCACTGGCCAGCGAGGTAGCGCCGAGCTTTATCGATAGCCTGGCCCATGGCTATGTCGGCCTGGGTGCCGGCAGTGCACTGGCGTTGTACCTGGAAGAGCAGGCGCTGCGCGAGGGGCGGCGCATGCGGGTTCGGGTGCGTGCCGAAGGGTTCGATGGCGTGATCCGCATGGTTGCGGGCGGGGCCGGGGTGGGGGTGGTGCCGCTGGCTGCGGTGAAGCGTTGGCAAGGGGTGTTGCCGTTGCACTGGGTGGCGCTGACGGAACCATGGGCCAATCGCCGGTTGCTGGTGTGTGCACGCGATTTTGCGGCATTGCCGGGGTATGCCGGAGGGTTGGTAACCACCCTCACCCGCTGACCCGATCAGTATGTTGCATGTACTGCGCATGACTTGAAGCCAACGCGATCGATGTAGGAGCGTGCACAGTAAGTGCATTTTTTTAGCCGCTCGCACACAATCCTCCCATCGCACCACCGAAAAGGACTTTCCAGTGGCATCGATCTACCAGCTCAAACCGCGCTTCCAGGCCATGCTCCGCCCTGCTGTCCAGCGCCTCCACGACCGCGGTGTCACCGCCAACCAGGTCACTGTCGCCGCCGCCCTGCTGTCGATCCTGCTGGGCCTGCTGCTGGCTGCCCTGCCCCATCTCACCTGGCTGTTCATTCTGGTGCCAGTCTGGATGCTGCTGCGCATGGCACTGAACGCCGTCGACGGCATGCTCGCCCGTGAGTTCGGCCAGCAATCCACCCTCGGTGCCTACCTCAACGAACTGTGCGACGTGATCGCCGATGCCGCGCTGTACCTGCCCTTCGCCCTGCTGGCCGGTGTATCGCCAACCTTGGTCGTGCTCGTGGTGCTCAGCGCCACCTTCAGCGAATACGCCGGTGTCATGGGCCCACTGGCCGGTGCTTCACGGCGCTACGATGGCCCAATGGGCAAGAGCGACCGGGCCTTTGCCTTCGGTGTGCTGGGTACCGGTGTCGCCCTAGGCCTGCTGAATGGCACCTGGCTCAACGGCTTGTTGCTGGTCATCCTCGCACTCTCGCTCTATACCCTCTACAACCGGGTTCGCCAGGGGCTGGCCGAAACCCGCTGAGCCCACTGCCGTCGCAAAAGGATGTCGACCATGCGCCAAGCGCAAGCGCTGCACTTCTCCACCCATGACGGCGTCGAGCTGTATTACCGTCACTGGCCTGCCACGCGTAACCAACACCAGCCACGCCGGGCCGTGGTGATGTTCCATCGCGGCCACGAACACGGCGGGCGCATGGCACACCTGGCCGACGAGCTGGACATGCCGGGCTACGATTTCTTCGCCTGGGATGCCCGCGGCCACGGCCATTCGCCGGGCGCGCGTGGCGACAGCCCGGGCTTCGCCACCAGCGTGCGCGATGTGCAGACCTTCATCGAGCACATCCAGGCCAGCCATGGCATCGCCGAACAGGACCTGGTGGTGCTGGCGCAGAGCGTAGGGGCCGTGCTCGTCGCCACCTGGGCCCACGACTACGCGCCCAAGGTGCGCTGCCTGGTGCTGGCCTCGCCAGCGTTCAAGGTCAAACTGTATGTGCCGTTCGCCCGCACCGGCCTGAAACTGCTGAAAGCCTTGCGCGGAAACTTCTTCGTAAACAGCTACGTCAAGCCCCGCCTGCTCACCCACGACCCCGAACGGGTCATGTCGTACGTGGCCGACCCGCTGATCAGCCGGCCGATTTCGGTAACCATGCTGCTGGGCCTGTACGAAGCCGCCGACCGGGTGGTGGCGGATGCCCAGGCCATTCAGTTGCCAACCCAACTGCTGGTGTCCGGTGCCGACTTCGTGGTCGAACGCCAACCGCAGGAACGCTTCTTCGAACGCCTGGGCAGTGCGCGCAAGGAAATGCACATCCTGCCAGGTTTTTTCCACGACACCCTTGGCGAGCGTGACAGGGCCCATGCCTTGCGGCGCATCGAGCGGTTTGTCGAACATTGCTTCGCCAGCCCCGCCGCCCTGCCATCACTGCTCGATGCCGACAAGACCGGCGCCAGCTGCGCCGAGGCCGAAAGCCTGGCCGCACCGCTGCCGCGCAACTCGCCCCGCGACCTTTACTGGCGTGCTACCCGTGCCGGGCTGCGGCTGGGCAAGGGGCTGTCCGAAGGTGTGAAGCTGGGTTTCGATACCGGTTTCGATTCGGGCAGTACCCTGGACTACGTGTACCGCAACCAGCCGACCGGCAAAGGCAAGCTCGGTCGCCTGATCGACCAGAACTACCTCGACGCCATCGGCTGGCGCGGCATCCGCCAGCGCAAGCTGCACGTAGAGGAACTGCTGCGCCTGGCCATCGTCCGCCTGCGCGACCAGCAGCGGCCGGTGCACATCGTCGATATCGCCGCCGGCCATGGCCGCTACATTCTCGAGGCCCTGCAGGAGCTCGAACAACTGCCGGATTCGATCCTGCTGCGTGACTACAGCGAACTGAACGTGCAGCAAGGCAGCGCACTGATTGCAGAAAAAGGCCTGACCGACATCGCCCGCTTCGTCCAGGGCGATGCCTTCGACCGCCAGAGCCTGGCGACCCTGGAACAACCACCGACCCTGGCCGTGGTCTCCGGCCTGTACGAACTGTTCGCCAGCAACCAGTTGGTAGGTAACTCGCTGGCCGGCCTGGCCGATGCGCTGGAAGATGGCAGCTATTTGGTCTACACCGGCCAGCCGTGGCACCCGCAACTGGAAATGATCGCCCGCGCCCTCACCAGCCACCGCGGCGGGGAGGCCTGGGTCATGCGTCGCCGCAGCCAGGCCGAAATGGACCAGTTGGTAGAAGCGGCGGGGTTCCGCAAGCTGGCCCAACGCATCGATGAATGGGGCATTTTCAGCGTCAGCCTGGCACAACGGGTGCGCTGAATGAGCCCATCACGCGAGCCCCGGCTGATCCGCCGAGGCGTGTTCTGGCTTCTTTTGCTGGGGCCGCTGTTTTTTCTTAGTTACGGGCTGGCGAACAACCATACCGCCGGGCGCAGTGATGTCGGCAGCCTGGTGTTCGGCTGGGAAAGCCGCATGCCGTTGTGGCCGTGGACGATCATCCCGTACTGGTCGATCGACCTGCTCTACGGTTTGTCCTTCCTGCTGCCACGCACGCGCCAGGAAATGGACCGGCACGCGCTGGCGCTGCTAACCGCGCAGCTGATCAGCGTCAGCTGCTTCCTGCTCTGGCCGCTGCGCTTCACCTTCGAGCGGCCGGAACTGGGCGGGGTGTTCGGCTGGATGTTCGATGTGCTGATGGGCTTCGACAAGCCGTTCAACCAGGCGCCTTCGCTGCATATTGCCCTGCTGGTGATCATCTGGACGATGTTTGCCCGGCACGTGCAGCGCCAGCCCTGGCGTTGGCTGATGCATGGCTGGATGGCACTGATCGGGGTCTCGGTACTGACCACCTGGCAGCACCATTTCATCGACGTGCCGACAGGGGCATTGGCGGGGTTCGTCTGCGTCTGGTTGTGGCCACATCAAGGGCAACTGCCCTGGCAGCAGGTGCGCCTTGCGCGGGATGCCAAGTGTTGGCGGTTGGCGTTGTTCTATACAGTGGGTGGGCTGCTGTGCGCAGTGCCTGCCGTTGCGTTGGGCGGCGCCTGGCTGTGGTTGACCTGGCCGGCCGTGTCGCTGGCTTTGGTGGCGCTGAACTATGGCGTGCTCGGTGCGGGCGGGTTCCAGAAAGGCGCCGATGGGCGCTTGTCGAATGCAGCCAGCTGGCTGCTGGCACCCTACCTGATTGGGGCGTGGGTCAACTCGCGGTTGTGGACATGGCGGCACACGCAGGCGGATGAAGTGTGTGATGGCGTCTACCTTGGGCGGATTCCTGGGTGTGACGCGCAGTTCGCTGCGGTAGTCGATTTGTGCGCAGAGCTACCGTGCCATGTTCAGGACAGCGCTCCTACACAGGTCGCGTCCGCCGTTGGCTACGCATGTTTTCCTACCCTGGACCTGATCGCCCCGGAAAGCCCATTGCTGCACCAAGCCGCCGTCACCATCGAACGCCTGCGCTCGCAAGGCCCGGTGCTGGTCTGCTGCGCCCTGGGCTATTCGCGCAGCGCCAGCGCCGTGGCAGCCTGGCTGGTACTCACGGGCCGCTGCAGTGATGCTCGCCAGGCCGAGGCGCTGATCCGCAAGGCCCGCCCCGGCGTGGTCCTGCACAGCGCACATCGCCAAGCCTTGCAACGGCTAGGGACACAACCATGACGCTGTACGTGGTGGCCAGCCTGCTGGGCTGTGGCAAACAACTGGAACGCCTGTCGGACGGCCTCACCCTGCTGGCCCTGGCCTACGGCCTGGCGCCCTTGCTGGGAGCCCAGTTGCAACCGCTGGCCAGCCTGCTGTGCATTGCGCTGCTGGTACTAGGCGTGCTGCACAAGTACTGGGCCATCCGTGTGGCCATCGATGCCCAATTGTTCGCCCACCTCGCCGCCAGCCGCGACCTGGCGGCGGACACCCAGGCCCTGGACCACGCACTGTTCGAGCTGAAACTCAAACCGCAGGCCGCCGACACCCGAGCATGGCCTGCCCGTAGCCGGGCCGCGCTGACCCTGTTACGCCGCCAGGCAGTGTACCTGGGCCTGCAGCTGTCGCTGGCCTTGGCTACCCTGCTGACACTGCCTTTGAAGGGATGACTACCGATCCATGCTCGCCAACCTGACCGCCTACCTCATCACTTCCGCCGCCCGCCTGATCACCGGCGCCCGCGCCCTGTGGCTGGGCTGCACGCCGCTGCCGGTGCAGCGCCTGTATTTCGCCAACCACAGCAGCCATGGTGATTTCGTACTGCTGTGGGCCTCGCTGCCGCAGCCGCTGCGCAAGCGTACCCGTCCGGTAGCCGGTGCCGATTACTGGGCCAAGCCGGGCATTCGCGATTTTCTTATCCGCAAGGTCTTCAACGGTGTGCTGATCAACCGGCAACACAGCCCCGGCCAGGGCAGCCCGTTGCAGCCGATCCTCGAAGCAGTGGCCCAGGGCGACTCGCTGATCTTCTTTCCGGAGGGCACCCGCAATCTCGGCGACGAGCCGCTGATGCCGTTCAGGAGCGGGTTGTATCACTTGGCAGCAGCCAACCCTGGAGTCGAACTGGTGCCGGTGTGGATCGCCAATCTCAACCGGGTGATGCCCAAGGGGCGCGCCCTGCCGTTGCCGTTGTTGTGCACATTGAGCTTTGGCGAGCCGCTGCACCTGCAGGCGGATGAAAGCAAGCAAGCCTTTCTCGAGCGGGCCAGCCAGGCCCTGCTGAACCTGGCCCCCAAGGATGCCTGAGATGGACGACAATACCCTTTCCCTGTTTGCCGGCATCGGCGCCCTGCTGCTGCTCGCCAGCGTGATCGGCCGCCTGCTCAAATGGCGCGCCGGCCCGGCACCGCACGCGGTGATCGACAACCTCAACGCCCGCATCAACGCCTGGTGGGTGATGGTGCTGGTGATCGGCATCGCCTTCCTGTTCGGCAAGTACGGCGTGATCGTGCTGTTCTACGGCGTGTCGTTCTATGCTTTGCGCGAGTTCATGACGCTCACCCCGACCCGGCGCAGCGACTACCCGGCACTGGTGGCTGCGTTCTATGTGGCACTGCCGGTGCAGTACGTGCTGATCGCCATGGACTGGTACGGGTTGTTCAGTATCTTCATCCCGGTGTACCTGTTCCTGTTGCTGCCGATCCTGGCCAGCTTCGGCGGCGACACCACGCGCTTTCTCGAGCGCGCCTCGAAGGTGCAGTGGGGGCTGATGATCGCGGTGTACTGCGTGTCGTCGGTGCCGGCATTGATGACCCTGGACATCCCGGGTTACGAGGGCCGCAACCTGTTGCTGATTGCCTGGCTGATCCTTGTGGTGCAGATCAGCGACGTGCTGCAGTACGTGTGCGGCAAGCTGTTCGGCAAGCACAAGGTAGCGCCCAACCTGTCGCCATCCAAGACCGTCGAAGGCCTGGCCGGCGGCGTGGCACTGGCCACCCTGATCGGCGCCCTGCTGTGCTGGATCACCCCGTTCACCTTCTGGCAGGCCGCGCTGATGGCGTTGGCGGTGAACGCCATGGGCTTCTTCGGCGGGCTGGTGATGTCGGCGATCAAGCGCGACCGTGGGGTGAAGGACTGGGGGCACATGATCGAAGGCCACGGCGGCATGCTCGACCGCATGGATTCGGTGTGCTTTGCCGCGCCGGTGTTCTTCCACTTTGTGCGGTATTGGTGGGCGTAGAACGTGTTCGCCTTGAACTTTCTAGTACCCGTAAGATCGAGCGCCGCCCGCGCGGCGCTCGATCTCACAGGCACTAGAAAACTAAAGGCGAGCACTAAGCGGACTGATCGGATGGCAAAGTAAGCACATGCCTTCTGACACGTAAGAAATCAGCAAGTACCATCGGGCACCTATACCCCCCAGGAGTATCCGTATCGCCATAGCTTGGCCGGTCTGCTACTTGAGGTACGACCGCAGCAACGTCGCCACCTTGTCCGCCTCGTCCTGCCGCTCCTCGGCACTCAGCCCTTCCGCCACCAGGTGTTCGCGGATATGCCCTTCCATCACTTCGGCCATCAGCCCGTTCACCGCACCGCGCACGGCGGCGATCTGCTGCAGTATCGCCAGGCAGTCCTTGTCCTGCTCCAGCGCTGTCTCCAGGGCGGCGGCCTGGCCTTTGATCTTGCGCACCCGGGTCAGCAGCTGCTTCTTGCTCTTCAGGGTATGTGCCATTGGGTTTCACACCATGCTAGGTATACTGGGGTATAGTATATTTCTCGACGTTCCGGGAGCATGATAAACCATGGCAACACAAACCTCAGACCGCTGGCAGCACAGCCACCAGTTCCATACCAGCAACCTGAGCGCCGAGCGCAAGACGCGCCTGGCCGTGTGGCTGACCGCGGTAATGATGGTGGCGGAAATTACCGGGGGCTGGTTCTTCAATTCCATGGCGTTGCTAGCCGACGGCTGGCACATGAGCTCCCACGCCCTGGCCCTGGGCCTGTCGCTGCTGGCCTATGCCGCCGCGCGGCGTTATGCCGGCGACCGGCGCTTTGCCTTCGGCACCTGGAAGATCGAGATTCTCGGCGGCTACTCCAGCGCCCTGCTGTTGCTGGGCGTGGCCGGGCTGATGGCATTCCAGTCGGTGGAGCGCCTGCTGGCACCGGGGCCGATCCACTATGACGAG of the Pseudomonas asiatica genome contains:
- a CDS encoding lysophospholipid acyltransferase family protein — its product is MLANLTAYLITSAARLITGARALWLGCTPLPVQRLYFANHSSHGDFVLLWASLPQPLRKRTRPVAGADYWAKPGIRDFLIRKVFNGVLINRQHSPGQGSPLQPILEAVAQGDSLIFFPEGTRNLGDEPLMPFRSGLYHLAAANPGVELVPVWIANLNRVMPKGRALPLPLLCTLSFGEPLHLQADESKQAFLERASQALLNLAPKDA
- a CDS encoding phosphatidate cytidylyltransferase, with amino-acid sequence MDDNTLSLFAGIGALLLLASVIGRLLKWRAGPAPHAVIDNLNARINAWWVMVLVIGIAFLFGKYGVIVLFYGVSFYALREFMTLTPTRRSDYPALVAAFYVALPVQYVLIAMDWYGLFSIFIPVYLFLLLPILASFGGDTTRFLERASKVQWGLMIAVYCVSSVPALMTLDIPGYEGRNLLLIAWLILVVQISDVLQYVCGKLFGKHKVAPNLSPSKTVEGLAGGVALATLIGALLCWITPFTFWQAALMALAVNAMGFFGGLVMSAIKRDRGVKDWGHMIEGHGGMLDRMDSVCFAAPVFFHFVRYWWA
- a CDS encoding metal/formaldehyde-sensitive transcriptional repressor, with product MAHTLKSKKQLLTRVRKIKGQAAALETALEQDKDCLAILQQIAAVRGAVNGLMAEVMEGHIREHLVAEGLSAEERQDEADKVATLLRSYLK
- a CDS encoding CDP-alcohol phosphatidyltransferase family protein codes for the protein MASIYQLKPRFQAMLRPAVQRLHDRGVTANQVTVAAALLSILLGLLLAALPHLTWLFILVPVWMLLRMALNAVDGMLAREFGQQSTLGAYLNELCDVIADAALYLPFALLAGVSPTLVVLVVLSATFSEYAGVMGPLAGASRRYDGPMGKSDRAFAFGVLGTGVALGLLNGTWLNGLLLVILALSLYTLYNRVRQGLAETR
- a CDS encoding phosphatase PAP2/dual specificity phosphatase family protein translates to MSPSREPRLIRRGVFWLLLLGPLFFLSYGLANNHTAGRSDVGSLVFGWESRMPLWPWTIIPYWSIDLLYGLSFLLPRTRQEMDRHALALLTAQLISVSCFLLWPLRFTFERPELGGVFGWMFDVLMGFDKPFNQAPSLHIALLVIIWTMFARHVQRQPWRWLMHGWMALIGVSVLTTWQHHFIDVPTGALAGFVCVWLWPHQGQLPWQQVRLARDAKCWRLALFYTVGGLLCAVPAVALGGAWLWLTWPAVSLALVALNYGVLGAGGFQKGADGRLSNAASWLLAPYLIGAWVNSRLWTWRHTQADEVCDGVYLGRIPGCDAQFAAVVDLCAELPCHVQDSAPTQVASAVGYACFPTLDLIAPESPLLHQAAVTIERLRSQGPVLVCCALGYSRSASAVAAWLVLTGRCSDARQAEALIRKARPGVVLHSAHRQALQRLGTQP
- a CDS encoding LysR substrate-binding domain-containing protein: MHFDLIDLRLFQHTLECGNITAGASRSHLSLAAASARIRAMEASLGIPLLERNRRGVQATLAGQALLQHARLISQQVERLQFDLGQYVQGQQGQVRLLCNTAALTEYLPELLAGYLAENPGVSVDVQELPSLRIVQSITQGMADLGIVSTAAPSEHLQTRPFREDPLVLVTPQRHPLASEVAPSFIDSLAHGYVGLGAGSALALYLEEQALREGRRMRVRVRAEGFDGVIRMVAGGAGVGVVPLAAVKRWQGVLPLHWVALTEPWANRRLLVCARDFAALPGYAGGLVTTLTR
- a CDS encoding bifunctional alpha/beta hydrolase/class I SAM-dependent methyltransferase, yielding MRQAQALHFSTHDGVELYYRHWPATRNQHQPRRAVVMFHRGHEHGGRMAHLADELDMPGYDFFAWDARGHGHSPGARGDSPGFATSVRDVQTFIEHIQASHGIAEQDLVVLAQSVGAVLVATWAHDYAPKVRCLVLASPAFKVKLYVPFARTGLKLLKALRGNFFVNSYVKPRLLTHDPERVMSYVADPLISRPISVTMLLGLYEAADRVVADAQAIQLPTQLLVSGADFVVERQPQERFFERLGSARKEMHILPGFFHDTLGERDRAHALRRIERFVEHCFASPAALPSLLDADKTGASCAEAESLAAPLPRNSPRDLYWRATRAGLRLGKGLSEGVKLGFDTGFDSGSTLDYVYRNQPTGKGKLGRLIDQNYLDAIGWRGIRQRKLHVEELLRLAIVRLRDQQRPVHIVDIAAGHGRYILEALQELEQLPDSILLRDYSELNVQQGSALIAEKGLTDIARFVQGDAFDRQSLATLEQPPTLAVVSGLYELFASNQLVGNSLAGLADALEDGSYLVYTGQPWHPQLEMIARALTSHRGGEAWVMRRRSQAEMDQLVEAAGFRKLAQRIDEWGIFSVSLAQRVR